The following are encoded in a window of Amycolatopsis lexingtonensis genomic DNA:
- the rfbB gene encoding dTDP-glucose 4,6-dehydratase has translation MRILVTGGAGFIGSAYVRGLLDGAYPGTDGARVTVLDHLGYAGRRDNLPAAHPRLEFAEGDIRDTALLAALVPGHDLVAHFAAESHVDRSLAVAGDFLRTNVEGTGAVLQACLDARVARVVHVSTDEVYGSIDDGAWTEDSPLLPNSPYAASKAASDLVARAYWRTHGLDVSITRCCNNYGPRQHPEKVIPRFVTSLLQDRPVPLYGDGRNVREWLHVDDHCRAVHAVLTGGRAGAVYHVGGGTGLSNLELTRRLLELCGAGERLVRRVPDRKGHDRRYALDDSRIRTELGWAPRVPFDDGLAATVAWYRENPGWWAASASRAAAL, from the coding sequence ATGCGGATCCTGGTCACCGGGGGAGCCGGGTTCATCGGCTCCGCCTACGTCCGCGGCCTGCTCGACGGCGCCTACCCGGGCACGGACGGCGCGCGGGTCACGGTGCTCGACCACCTCGGCTACGCCGGCCGCCGCGACAACCTGCCCGCCGCGCACCCGCGGCTGGAGTTCGCCGAGGGCGACATCCGCGACACCGCGCTGCTGGCCGCTCTCGTGCCCGGGCACGACCTGGTGGCGCACTTCGCCGCGGAGTCCCATGTGGACAGATCACTGGCCGTGGCCGGGGACTTCCTGCGCACCAACGTCGAGGGCACCGGCGCGGTGCTGCAGGCGTGCCTCGACGCCCGCGTGGCCCGGGTGGTGCACGTGTCCACCGACGAGGTGTACGGCTCCATCGACGACGGCGCCTGGACCGAGGACTCGCCGCTGCTGCCGAATTCGCCGTACGCGGCGTCCAAGGCGGCTTCGGACCTGGTGGCGCGCGCGTACTGGCGCACCCACGGTCTCGACGTCTCGATCACCCGCTGCTGCAACAACTACGGGCCCCGCCAGCACCCCGAGAAGGTCATCCCGCGGTTCGTCACCAGCCTGCTGCAGGACCGGCCCGTGCCGCTCTACGGCGACGGGCGCAACGTGCGCGAATGGCTGCACGTCGACGACCACTGCCGCGCCGTGCACGCCGTGCTCACCGGCGGCCGCGCCGGCGCGGTGTACCACGTGGGCGGCGGGACCGGGCTGAGCAACCTGGAGCTCACCCGGCGGCTGCTCGAGCTGTGCGGGGCCGGCGAGCGGCTGGTGCGCCGCGTGCCCGACCGCAAGGGGCACGACCGGCGCTACGCGCTGGACGACAGCCGCATCCGCACCGAGCTGGGCTGGGCCCCGCGCGTCCCGTTCGACGACGGGCTGGCCGCCACGGTCGCCTGGTACCGCGAAAACCCCGGCTGGTGGGCCGCTTCCGCGAGCCGCGCCGCCGCGCTGTGA
- a CDS encoding Gfo/Idh/MocA family protein, with translation MTPVRLGVLGCASIVRRRMLPAVARSGDVELVAVASRDETKAKSVTAEFGGEAVEGYEQLLARRDLDAVYVPLPAALHAEWVERALRAGLHVLCEKPLTGTLPASLRLVRLAEERGLSLVENFMFARHRQHAVVRELVAAGTIGEIRSLTAEFAFPPKPAGDMRYTAAGGGALVEIGGYPLRTALMLLGEELSVAGAVVRHSAEHGVDLSGAALLTDPAGRTAHLTWGMEHAYRASYELWGETGRIVVEWAYTPPAEHRPVLRIETQDRIDRRTLPADDQFGNVLAEFARSVRTGVPGELEGHNVLRLAALSDEVAAAARVCGAVA, from the coding sequence GTGACGCCCGTGCGGCTCGGCGTGCTCGGCTGCGCGTCGATCGTCCGGCGCCGGATGCTGCCGGCGGTGGCGCGCAGCGGCGACGTCGAGCTCGTGGCCGTCGCGAGCCGGGACGAGACGAAGGCGAAGAGCGTCACCGCGGAGTTCGGCGGGGAAGCGGTCGAGGGGTACGAGCAACTGCTCGCCCGCCGCGACCTCGACGCCGTCTACGTCCCGCTCCCGGCGGCCCTGCACGCCGAGTGGGTCGAGCGCGCCCTGCGGGCCGGCCTGCACGTGCTGTGCGAAAAGCCGCTGACCGGGACCCTGCCGGCCAGCCTGCGCCTGGTCCGCCTCGCCGAGGAGCGCGGGCTTTCGCTGGTCGAGAACTTCATGTTCGCCCGGCACCGCCAGCACGCCGTGGTCCGGGAGCTGGTGGCCGCCGGCACGATCGGCGAGATCCGCAGCCTCACCGCGGAGTTCGCCTTCCCGCCCAAGCCCGCCGGCGACATGCGCTACACCGCGGCCGGCGGCGGCGCGCTCGTGGAGATCGGCGGCTACCCGCTGCGGACGGCGCTGATGCTGCTGGGCGAAGAGCTTTCGGTCGCCGGCGCGGTCGTGCGGCACAGCGCCGAGCACGGCGTCGACCTGTCCGGCGCCGCGCTGCTCACCGACCCGGCCGGCCGCACCGCGCACCTGACCTGGGGCATGGAGCACGCCTACCGGGCGAGCTACGAACTCTGGGGCGAGACCGGCCGGATCGTCGTGGAGTGGGCGTACACGCCGCCCGCCGAGCACCGGCCGGTGCTGCGGATCGAGACCCAGGACCGGATCGACCGGCGGACGCTGCCCGCCGACGACCAGTTCGGCAACGTGCTGGCCGAGTTCGCCCGGTCGGTGCGGACCGGCGTCCCCGGCGAGCTCGAAGGGCACAACGTGCTGCGGCTGGCCGCGTTGTCCGACGAGGTCGCGGCGGCCGCGCGGGTGTGCGGGGCGGTGGCGTGA
- a CDS encoding nucleotide disphospho-sugar-binding domain-containing protein, whose product MKVLFCAPSAFAHLNPLVPLAGALQGAGHEVRVATHPEMTDAVRALGLTAVAAGEWDFPKANAHESDALYERVLELIGDEGRDRAPGRPPSKMVLRGFRRYYDPEPPGARGNLLADDLVAFALRWRPDLIVWDSISFPAAIAARVSGAAHARVLWSVDDVAWLRAVLNRVTARPGAPADPMLAHMRPMLERFGVEFGEDLLLGQFTLDAYPGVRLRTPAPELRYVPLRPVPYTGTMTVPDWLDDPGERPRVAVSLGAGIRSFFPGGTSKVAAEELFEVTGGLDVEVVATLNEAQLASVGHVPDHVRVVDYLPLNLLMPTCAAIIHHGGGGTFAAAVAHRVPQLVWKERSVYYDDIARLVETSGAGLVVDDEPFAADVVRKQLTRIMTEPSFADGAAELRRDALAVPAPTEVVPALERLTAEHRGVTR is encoded by the coding sequence ATGAAGGTCCTCTTCTGCGCGCCTTCGGCGTTCGCGCACCTCAACCCGCTGGTCCCGCTGGCGGGCGCGCTGCAGGGCGCCGGCCACGAGGTCCGGGTGGCGACCCATCCGGAGATGACCGACGCGGTGCGCGCGCTCGGCCTGACCGCGGTCGCGGCGGGGGAGTGGGACTTCCCCAAGGCCAACGCGCACGAAAGCGACGCGCTGTACGAGCGGGTCCTGGAGCTGATCGGCGACGAGGGCCGCGACCGCGCGCCCGGGCGGCCGCCGTCGAAGATGGTGCTGCGCGGGTTCCGCCGCTACTACGACCCGGAACCGCCGGGCGCGCGCGGGAACCTGCTCGCCGACGACCTGGTGGCGTTCGCCCTGCGGTGGCGGCCGGACCTCATCGTCTGGGACTCGATCTCGTTCCCCGCCGCCATCGCCGCGCGGGTTTCCGGTGCCGCGCACGCGCGGGTGCTGTGGTCGGTGGACGACGTCGCCTGGCTGCGGGCCGTGCTCAACCGGGTCACCGCCCGCCCCGGCGCGCCGGCCGACCCGATGCTCGCGCACATGCGCCCGATGCTCGAGCGCTTCGGCGTCGAGTTCGGCGAAGACCTCCTGCTGGGCCAGTTCACCCTCGACGCCTACCCGGGCGTGCGGTTGCGCACGCCCGCGCCGGAGCTGCGGTACGTCCCGCTGCGGCCGGTGCCCTACACCGGCACGATGACCGTGCCGGACTGGCTGGACGACCCGGGCGAGCGCCCGCGCGTCGCGGTGTCGCTGGGAGCGGGGATCCGGAGCTTCTTCCCGGGCGGCACCAGCAAAGTCGCGGCCGAAGAGCTCTTCGAAGTCACCGGCGGGCTGGACGTCGAGGTCGTGGCGACGCTGAACGAGGCGCAGCTGGCGTCCGTCGGGCACGTGCCGGACCACGTCCGCGTCGTCGACTACCTGCCGCTGAACCTGCTCATGCCGACCTGCGCGGCGATCATCCACCACGGCGGGGGCGGGACGTTCGCGGCCGCCGTCGCGCACCGGGTGCCGCAGCTGGTCTGGAAGGAACGCAGCGTCTACTACGACGACATCGCCCGGCTCGTCGAAACGAGCGGAGCCGGCCTCGTCGTGGACGACGAGCCGTTCGCCGCGGACGTGGTGCGCAAGCAGCTCACCCGGATCATGACCGAGCCGTCGTTCGCCGACGGCGCGGCCGAACTGCGGCGGGACGCGCTGGCCGTGCCGGCGCCCACCGAGGTCGTCCCCGCGCTGGAACGGCTGACCGCCGAGCACCGCGGGGTGACCCGGTGA
- a CDS encoding methyltransferase domain-containing protein, whose protein sequence is MTQEAEQVAEDAEQVIGRLWERNYDPGTRGMITGLGIRPDWRCLDLGAGLGSMSRWLAGQVPRGSVLALDRDTSHLSAAAADNLTVRRADLAEADFPDGSFDLVLARAVLSYLPDPEAVLGRVHRWLAPGGYLVAEDFYFMPSDDCATPLGRRVVEGYAKAAAGAGLDWRLARRLPSLLARTGFEAVEQTVRPLGPGQGEEENELMRARMNLQGAPLVENGLVSAEDVAEFVATLDRPEVRDVTTLLFSVRGRR, encoded by the coding sequence ATGACCCAGGAAGCGGAACAGGTCGCCGAAGACGCCGAGCAGGTGATCGGCAGGCTGTGGGAACGCAACTACGACCCGGGGACCCGCGGGATGATCACCGGCCTCGGCATCCGCCCGGACTGGCGCTGCCTCGACCTCGGGGCCGGCCTCGGGTCGATGTCACGCTGGCTGGCCGGGCAGGTCCCGCGGGGCTCGGTGCTCGCGCTCGACCGCGACACCAGCCACCTCTCCGCCGCCGCGGCGGACAACCTGACCGTGCGGCGAGCCGACCTGGCCGAAGCCGACTTCCCCGACGGCTCGTTCGACCTCGTGCTGGCCCGGGCGGTGCTGTCGTACCTGCCGGATCCCGAGGCGGTGCTCGGCCGCGTGCACCGCTGGCTCGCGCCGGGCGGGTACCTGGTCGCCGAAGACTTCTACTTCATGCCGAGCGACGACTGCGCGACCCCGCTGGGCCGCCGGGTCGTCGAGGGCTACGCGAAGGCCGCTGCGGGCGCGGGCCTGGACTGGCGGCTCGCCCGCCGGCTGCCGTCGCTGCTGGCGCGCACCGGTTTCGAAGCGGTGGAGCAGACCGTCCGGCCGCTCGGGCCCGGGCAGGGCGAGGAGGAGAACGAGCTGATGCGAGCGCGGATGAACCTGCAGGGCGCGCCCCTGGTGGAAAACGGCCTGGTGTCCGCCGAGGACGTCGCCGAGTTCGTGGCGACGCTCGACCGGCCCGAGGTCCGGGACGTCACCACGCTGCTGTTTTCGGTGCGGGGGCGGCGATGA
- a CDS encoding ferredoxin translates to MSGPAVRVDRALCCGSGSCEVMAPGLFRVGGDGFAVFRPPAAGAWDAQLLEDVARCCPTGAITVHGTDEGSAR, encoded by the coding sequence ATGAGCGGGCCGGCCGTCCGCGTCGACCGGGCCCTGTGCTGCGGGTCCGGGTCGTGCGAGGTGATGGCGCCCGGGCTGTTCCGGGTCGGCGGCGACGGGTTCGCCGTCTTCCGGCCCCCGGCGGCCGGGGCGTGGGACGCGCAACTGCTGGAGGACGTCGCCCGGTGCTGCCCCACCGGCGCGATCACGGTGCACGGGACCGACGAAGGGAGTGCCCGATGA
- a CDS encoding cytochrome P450 family protein — protein sequence MTTPAEAPPAGLFTAGYYQDPYPTLDRLREHDPVHEFRFPVGDVRMWLVTRYDDVRALLADPRFSSEGGTWGNREFREAGLVSGAGSVLERAVTVVDPPAHTRLRRLAMSAFTTRRVERWRDALTGLVDRTLDRCAALGTFDVMDDFAGVVSSEMLGAILGLRIERHRDLVDALTQAFPSDPALMDQVPAGFARICEYAEELVAEKRRTPADDLTSALVEASEDGDRLDERELVAMVAAMIMAGSDTVRAFLGNAVLALLDHPDQRAALTAGADTTAAVEELLRYEGALTTALFRVTTEDVDFAGTRLPAGSPVIAGLLAANRDPARFPDPGRLDLARTGPRHVGFGHGLHNCLGAALARLEIGLSVTALFRRFPGLRLATGRADVRYIENWAMRRLTALPVDAAR from the coding sequence ATGACCACCCCCGCCGAAGCACCCCCGGCCGGGCTGTTCACCGCCGGCTACTACCAGGACCCGTACCCGACGCTCGACCGGCTGCGCGAGCACGACCCCGTGCACGAATTCCGCTTCCCGGTCGGGGACGTGCGCATGTGGCTGGTCACGCGCTACGACGACGTGCGCGCCCTGCTGGCCGACCCGCGTTTCAGCTCCGAAGGCGGCACCTGGGGCAACCGCGAGTTCCGCGAGGCCGGCCTGGTCAGCGGGGCGGGCAGCGTCCTCGAACGCGCGGTCACCGTGGTCGACCCGCCCGCGCACACGCGGCTGCGCCGGCTCGCGATGAGCGCGTTCACCACCCGCCGCGTCGAGCGGTGGCGGGACGCGCTCACCGGGCTGGTGGACCGGACCCTGGACCGCTGCGCCGCGCTCGGCACGTTCGACGTCATGGACGACTTCGCCGGCGTCGTCTCCTCGGAGATGCTCGGCGCCATCCTCGGCCTGCGGATCGAGCGCCACCGCGACCTGGTCGACGCGCTGACCCAGGCGTTCCCCTCGGACCCGGCGCTGATGGACCAGGTGCCCGCCGGGTTCGCGCGGATCTGCGAGTACGCGGAAGAACTGGTCGCCGAGAAGCGCCGCACGCCGGCCGACGACCTGACGTCCGCGCTGGTCGAGGCCTCCGAGGACGGCGACCGCCTCGACGAGCGCGAACTGGTCGCGATGGTGGCGGCGATGATCATGGCGGGCAGCGACACCGTCCGCGCGTTCCTCGGCAACGCCGTGCTCGCGCTGCTCGACCACCCGGACCAGCGGGCCGCGCTGACCGCCGGCGCGGACACCACGGCCGCGGTGGAAGAACTGCTGCGCTACGAGGGCGCGCTGACCACCGCGCTGTTCCGGGTGACCACCGAAGACGTCGACTTCGCCGGCACCCGGCTGCCCGCCGGCTCGCCGGTGATCGCCGGGCTGCTCGCGGCCAACCGCGACCCCGCGCGGTTCCCCGACCCCGGACGGCTCGACCTGGCCCGGACCGGGCCGCGGCACGTCGGCTTCGGGCACGGCCTGCACAACTGCCTCGGCGCCGCGCTCGCCCGGCTGGAGATCGGGCTGTCGGTGACGGCGCTGTTCCGCCGGTTCCCCGGCCTGCGGCTGGCGACCGGCCGAGCCGACGTGCGCTACATCGAGAACTGGGCGATGCGCCGGCTGACCGCGCTGCCGGTGGACGCGGCGCGATGA
- a CDS encoding putative quinol monooxygenase yields MTGDEGFAGFWVLSAADAAAARALSAQLDDELLSLRDAAGFRSARLHLGVDGRTVVLRHGWRSAADHAAFRDGPFAQRLRGVAGRAAIRTPRCYGGELVARIEGPDAGAAPGVAVLAVRHVGGRRSALALTELLERSGDWKREFPGFISADAAIGPDHTTFVNYPQWTDVAAFDAYMADPRNAAGQPAIARLEAAEPVIVRCSVVAEVITVERS; encoded by the coding sequence ATGACCGGCGACGAGGGGTTCGCCGGGTTCTGGGTGCTGTCGGCGGCCGACGCCGCGGCCGCGCGGGCCCTCTCCGCGCAGCTCGACGACGAGCTGCTGAGCCTGCGCGACGCGGCCGGGTTCCGCTCGGCGCGCCTGCACCTCGGCGTCGACGGGCGGACCGTGGTGCTCCGCCACGGCTGGCGCAGCGCCGCCGACCACGCGGCCTTCCGCGACGGGCCCTTCGCCCAGCGGCTGCGCGGGGTCGCCGGCCGCGCGGCCATCCGCACCCCGCGGTGCTACGGCGGCGAGCTCGTCGCCCGGATCGAAGGCCCGGACGCCGGTGCCGCGCCCGGGGTCGCCGTGCTCGCCGTCCGGCACGTCGGCGGCCGCCGCAGCGCCCTCGCGCTGACCGAGCTGCTGGAACGCAGCGGGGACTGGAAGCGGGAGTTCCCCGGGTTCATCTCCGCGGACGCCGCGATCGGCCCCGACCACACCACTTTCGTCAACTATCCACAGTGGACCGACGTCGCCGCGTTCGACGCCTACATGGCGGATCCGCGCAACGCCGCCGGCCAGCCGGCGATCGCCCGGCTCGAAGCGGCCGAGCCCGTCATCGTGCGCTGCTCGGTCGTCGCCGAGGTGATCACCGTGGAAAGGAGCTGA
- a CDS encoding SDR family oxidoreductase: MSEKSRTVLVVGPTGNVGPHALAQLLEAGVTARALVPPGDPAVDRIPDGTEVFEGDLAEPESLVPALDGVTGVFLMWPFFTLDVSTAPAVLEVISRYTGRVAFVSSIGVHIGLEPVDNNCHAYLEQQIEKAGLTWTFLQTTGFACNALGWAGQLEGGDVVRFPYGDAVRTPVHEADLAAVGVRALTEDGHENRRYVVTGPEALSQAEQLRIIGAAAGRELAWAEVAHDDARRAMVGAGWPPTYADGALEYFATLVETPETRTDTVAEVLGRPARTFRDWAEEHAHRFRRGAAR, encoded by the coding sequence GTGTCCGAGAAATCCCGGACCGTCCTGGTCGTCGGGCCCACCGGCAACGTCGGGCCGCACGCGCTGGCCCAGCTCCTCGAAGCCGGGGTGACGGCCCGCGCGCTGGTGCCGCCCGGTGACCCCGCCGTGGACCGGATCCCCGACGGCACCGAGGTCTTCGAAGGCGACCTGGCGGAACCCGAAAGCCTGGTGCCCGCCCTCGACGGCGTCACCGGCGTGTTCCTCATGTGGCCGTTCTTCACCCTCGACGTGAGCACCGCGCCCGCCGTGCTGGAGGTGATCAGCCGGTACACCGGGCGGGTCGCTTTCGTCTCGTCGATCGGTGTCCACATCGGACTGGAGCCGGTGGACAACAACTGCCACGCCTACCTCGAGCAGCAGATCGAGAAGGCCGGGCTGACGTGGACCTTCCTGCAGACCACCGGGTTCGCCTGCAACGCGCTCGGCTGGGCCGGCCAGCTCGAGGGCGGCGACGTCGTGCGGTTCCCCTACGGTGACGCCGTCCGCACGCCGGTCCACGAAGCCGACCTGGCCGCCGTCGGCGTCCGCGCGCTCACCGAGGACGGCCACGAGAATCGCCGGTACGTCGTGACCGGTCCCGAAGCGCTGTCGCAGGCCGAACAGCTGCGGATCATCGGGGCGGCGGCCGGGCGCGAGCTCGCGTGGGCCGAGGTCGCGCACGACGACGCGCGGCGCGCGATGGTCGGGGCCGGCTGGCCGCCGACCTACGCCGACGGTGCGCTCGAGTACTTCGCGACCCTGGTCGAGACGCCGGAGACGCGCACGGACACCGTCGCCGAGGTGCTCGGCCGGCCCGCCCGGACGTTCCGTGACTGGGCCGAGGAGCACGCACACCGCTTCCGGCGCGGTGCGGCGCGATGA
- a CDS encoding carboxyl transferase domain-containing protein: MSLNTLEHPGAVARGHDRCLLTARERISLLLDPGSFTELERGDGVLTGRGEVEGRLVHLWAHDLRFAGGALGEASAAGIQRLLDTALAEGTPVVALDDCAGVREDVAAPDGYGGTLRRAAALAGTVPQITVLLGPCPGGTSYGAALADFVFAVRGAAAPATAQFVHDDEPTCLEEVRRLLALLPPNRREPPRGEPCEDPPERLVRHRSALDVGDLIAEVVDDGECVTVGTGPGTRCALARIGGHPVGLVAACDRAAGAGDAARFVGFCDTFGIPLVTVADVPPVRPHPALLAAYCAATTPRVSLLLRPAEAGTGLTLDSRPLGADVCLAWRHDGPPPAADEVIQPAQTRRVLVRWLAVLRARAVPR, translated from the coding sequence ATGAGCCTGAACACGCTCGAACACCCCGGCGCCGTGGCGCGCGGGCACGACCGGTGCCTGCTCACGGCCCGGGAACGGATTTCCCTGCTGCTGGACCCTGGCTCGTTCACCGAGCTCGAGCGCGGGGACGGCGTGCTCACCGGGCGCGGCGAGGTCGAGGGCCGCCTGGTGCACCTGTGGGCGCACGACCTGCGGTTCGCCGGCGGCGCGCTGGGCGAGGCGTCCGCCGCGGGGATCCAGCGGCTCCTGGACACTGCGCTGGCCGAGGGCACCCCGGTCGTGGCGCTCGACGACTGCGCGGGGGTGCGGGAGGACGTCGCCGCACCGGACGGTTACGGCGGCACGCTGCGCCGGGCGGCCGCGCTGGCGGGCACCGTCCCGCAGATCACCGTCCTGCTCGGGCCCTGCCCGGGTGGCACGTCCTACGGCGCGGCACTGGCCGACTTCGTGTTCGCCGTCCGCGGTGCCGCGGCACCGGCCACGGCGCAGTTCGTGCACGACGACGAGCCGACGTGCCTGGAGGAGGTCCGGCGGCTGCTGGCCCTGCTGCCGCCGAACCGGCGCGAACCACCCCGCGGCGAGCCGTGCGAAGACCCGCCGGAGCGCCTGGTGCGCCACCGGTCCGCTCTCGACGTCGGCGATCTCATCGCGGAGGTCGTGGACGACGGCGAATGCGTCACCGTCGGGACCGGGCCGGGCACCCGGTGCGCGCTGGCCCGGATCGGCGGCCACCCGGTCGGCCTGGTGGCGGCGTGCGACCGCGCGGCGGGCGCCGGCGACGCGGCGCGGTTCGTCGGGTTCTGCGACACCTTCGGGATCCCCCTCGTCACGGTGGCGGACGTGCCGCCGGTCCGGCCGCACCCGGCCCTGCTGGCGGCGTACTGCGCGGCGACCACGCCCCGCGTCTCGCTGCTGCTGCGCCCGGCGGAAGCCGGCACCGGCCTGACGCTGGACTCCCGCCCGCTCGGCGCCGACGTCTGCCTCGCCTGGCGCCACGATGGCCCGCCCCCGGCGGCCGACGAGGTGATCCAGCCGGCCCAGACCCGGCGGGTGCTGGTGCGGTGGCTCGCGGTGCTGCGCGCGCGGGCGGTGCCGCGGTGA